In Nocardioides daphniae, the DNA window CCGGCCGGGACGGTCGCCTCCCAGCGCGCCAACCACTCCCGGTTGTGGCTGCGGGCATCCATCCACGCGCGCCCGTCGCTGCGAGTGATCGGACGGACCTTGACCGGTCCGTCGACCAGCACCGCGGGCCACCCCTGGGCCTGGGGCATCGTCAGTCTCCGTCCTGTCGCTCGTGGTCGCCGCCGGCGACCTGGTCGACCGCGTGGGCCAGCACCGGCGCGAGCACGGCCAGGCCGTCCTTCACGCCGCCGCGCGACCCGGGCAGGTTGACCACGAGCGTACGTCCGGCGAGGCCCGCCAGTCCTCGGGACAGCATCGCCGAGGGGACGCCCTGGGCGAGGCCGTACGCCCGGATCGCCTCCGCGATCCCCGGCACCTCGGCGTCGACGACCGCGCGGGTCGCCTCCGGCGTACGGTCGGTGGGCGTGAGGCCGGTGCCGCCGGTGGTGAGGACGACGTGGGCGCCGGCCGCCACGGCGTCGCGCAGCGCCTGCTCCACGGGGGCGCCGTCGCCGACGACCACCGCGTCACCGACGGCGAAGCCCTGCTCGCGCAGCCAGTCGACGATCAGCGGGCCGGTGGTGTCGGCGTACACCCCGGCAGCTGCACGGTTGGAGGCCACGACCACGACCGCGCTGGGTGCGGCGCCGCTCATCGGCGCCAGTCCCCCGACTTGCCGCCGGCCTTGGACTCCACGCGTACGTCGGTGATCACCGCCGCCTTGTCGACCGCCTTGACCATGTCGACCACGGTCAGCGCCGCGACCGAGACCGCGGTCAGCGCCTCCATCTCCACGCCCGTGCGGTCGGTCGTCGAGACGGTCGCGGTGATCTCCACCGCGTCGTCGGCCACGACCAGGTCGACGGTGACGGCGGAGATCGCCAGCGGGTGGCACAGCGGGATCAGCGCGGGCGTCTGCTTGGCGCCCATGATCCCGGCCAGCCGGGCCACGGCCAGGGTGTCGCCCTTGGGCACGCCGGCGCCGCGCAGCAGCTCGACGACCTGCGCACTGACCAGCACGCGGCCCGAGGCGACGGCGGTCCGCTTCGTGACGGCCTTGTCGGAGACGTCGACCATTCGGGCAGCCCCGGACTCGTCGACATGGGTCAGTCCCGGTGCTGCCTCGCCCACGCGAGCCTCCTCAGAAGTCCTCGTCCAGGCAGAGCACCTGGACCATCTCGCCGGCGCTGACGCCGGAGCTCTCCTCCGGCACCACGACGAGCGCGTTGGAGGAGGCCAGGTCGCCGATCATGTGCGAGCCGTGGCCGCCGACCGGCGTCGCGAAGGCGCCACCGCGGTCGGTGCCGTAGCGGGCGCGCACCAGCTGGCGCTTGCCCGGCGTCGAGGTGATCGGGTCGGTCAGCCGGGCGCGACGGGTCGGGCGCGAGGCCGGGGTCTTGCCCATCATGGTGCGCAGCGCCGGAAGCACGAACGTCTCGAAGGAGACGTAGGCCGACACCGGGTTGCCGGGCAGGCAGAAGATCGGGACCTCGTCCTCGCCGACGACGCCGAAGCCCTGCGGGCGACCCGGCTGCATGGCGACCTTGCCGAACCAGACCGTGCCGAGGCCGCCGAGCGCCTCCTTGACCACGTCGTAGTCACCCTCGGAGACGCCGCCCGAGGTGATCACCAGGTCGGCGCGGACGAGCTGGTCGCTCAGCGCCTCGGTGAAGGAGCGGACGTCGTCGGGCACGATGCCGACGCGGTACGCCGTCGCACCGGCCTGGCGGGCGGCCGCGGCGAGCAGGTAGGAGTTGCCGTCGTAGATCGAGTCGTGGCCGAGCGGGGTGCCCGGGTCGCGCAGCTCGGAGCCGGTGGAGATGACCACCACGCGCGGACGCGGACGCGAGCGCACGGTGGCGCGCCCGATCGAGGCCAGCAGGCCGAGGTGGCGCGGGCCCAGGACAGTGCCGTGCTCGACGACCAGGTCACCGGCCTGCACGGCCTCACCGGCCCGGCGGATGTTGGCGCCCGTCTCGACACCGCGCTCGATCCGGACGCTCACGACGCCGCGGTCGGTCCACTCGTAGGGCACGACGGCGTCGGCGCCTGCCGGCACCGGGGCGCCGGTCATGATCTTGACCGCGGTGCCCGGGGAGAGGGCCAGGTGGGCGGCGCGGCCGGCGCTGATCTCACCGACCACGGGCAGGTGCACCGGCTCGTCGGCCGAGGCACCCGCGACGTCGGCGGCGCGCACGGCGTAGCCGTCCATCGCGGAGTTGTCGAAGCTGGGCAGCGCGACCTCGGCGACCACGTCCTCCGCGACCGCCATCCCGAAGGCCTCCATCAGCGGCAGCGGGAAGTCGGCCAGCGGGCTGACGGAGGAGACGATGCGGGAGACCAGGTCGTCGACGTTCACCACGTCGGGCTGGGCCCCGGACACCGGCTCAGACATCGGCGCCCCCGTCACCGTCGGTGCCGGCCTCGCCCAGGACCTCGCCGGCCGGCACCCGCTGCGCGGACGTGGCCTCGAGCGCGACCTCACCGGTCAGGCGTACGCCGCGGCCGAAGGTCCAGTCGCCCTCGATGCGCACCGACGTGGCCTCGCGCAGCGACGGCGCGCCCTCGGGGAAGCGCTTGTCGAACTCGCCGACCAGCTTGTAGTAGTCGCCGTCGAGGTCGACGAACGGGATCGTCTCGGCGACCTGGTCGAGCACGAAGTCCTTGCCCAGGTCGTAGATGTCGGAGCGCAGCACCAGCAGGTCGTTGGTGGTCTTCACCGGCACGAAGCGGTCACGGCCGACCTCGATGGTCGTCGCGCCCTCGAAGACCTCGATCGCGGCCCCCATGGCGGTCTCGATCTGGACCACCTCGGGCGAGGACGGATCGGAGGGGTCGACCGTCTTGACGTTGCGGATCAGCGGCAGGCCCAGGATCCCGCTGCGCTGCACGAGGGTGTCGCGCATGGCGTGCAGGTCGAACCAGAGGTTGTTGGTGGAGGTGAAGCGGTGGCGCCCCAGGTCGGCGAGCGCCTCCTTGTCGGCCTCCAGCGTCTGCGCCGACTCGCGCAGCACGATGCGGCCGTCGGACTTGCGGCGGGCGAAGTGGCCGCCCTTGCGGTCGGAGGCGGTGCGGCGCACGGCCTCGATCGCGAAGGGGGCGCCCGAGGTGGCGAACCAGCCGGCCACCCGCGCGTCCGGCACGGCGCCCAGGTTGTCGGAGTTGGAGACGAAGACGTAGCGGTAGCCGGCGTCGATCAGCTGGCCGAGCAGACCGGAGCCCTGGAGCGCGGTGTAGATGTCGCCGTGGCCGGGCGGGCACCACTCGAGCTCCGGGGCGGTGGGCCACGCGACCGGGGTGAGGCCGTCGACGAGGAGCTTGGGCTCCTTGTTCTGCAGGAACTCCAGCGGCAGCCCCTCGACCGCGAGGTCGGTGTAGCGGGCCAGCGCGTCGAGGGTGTCCTGGGAGGTGCGGAAGCTGTTCATGAAGATCAGCGGCAGGGGGGCGTCGTACGCCTCGCGCAGCTGCAGCACCTGCCGCACGATGATGTCGAGGAAGGAGAGGCCGCGGCGCACGCAGAGCAGCGACTTCGCGCGGTCCATGCCCATCGAGGTGCCGAGGCCACCGTTGAGCTTGATCACGGCGGTGGCGCGGACGGCGGCGAACGCGTCCTCCTCGCTCACCTCGACGTCAGCGAGGGACTCCATGTCGAGCGGCTCGATGGACGACTCGGCGATCATGCCGGTCTCACCGTGCTCCAGGAGGCGGTAGTAGTGCGCAAAGGTCTCGATCGCCACCTCGTCGACACCCGCTGCGCGCATCTTGGCGCGGGCGGCCTCCAGGCCCTTGCTCCGAACAGTCATTGCCATACCCACGATCGTAGGCTGATCCGGTGACGGAAGCGGATTTCCCCCACGGACCGGTCACCGACCCTGCGTCGGTGGCCGCGAAGAAGGCGTTGCGCCGCGACGTCCTCACTGCGCGGGCGGCGCTCGACGCCGACGCGCTGGCCCTCACCGCCGAGCGTCTGCGCGACCACGTCCTCGCCCTCCCGCAGGTCGTCGCGGGGGCGTGCGTGGCGGCGTACGTCTCGGGCGGCAGCGAGCCCGGCACCCGACCGCTGCTCGACGCGCTGCGCGAGCGCGGCGTCCGCGTGCTGCTCCCGGTGCTGCTGCCCGACGACGACCTCGACTGGGCCGAGTACGCCGGCCCCGAGGCCCTCACCGAGGGGCTGCGGCGCACCCTCCAGCCCGCCACCCCGGCGCTGGGGGTCGACGCCGTCGCCGACGCCGACGTGGTGCTCGTGCCCGGCGTCGCAGTCTCCGCCACCGGGCACCGGATGGGGCGCGGCGGCGGCTCGTACGACCGTGCCCTGGCCCGTGTCGACGGCGCCTTCGTGGCGGTGCTGCTGCACCCCGGCGAGGTGGGCCGTCGGGTGCCCGTCGAGCTGCACGACCAGGTCGTCGACGCCGCCATCACCCGCGACGGCGTGGTCGTGCTCGCTCCCTGAGCCGTCCTCGCCCAGCCGTCGGTCAGTCGTCGGTCGGGGCGAGCAGCAGCCGGTCCTCGCTCGCCCTGCGCACCGCGTCGCGGCTGAAGTGCCACGGCAGGGTGCGTCCCTCGACGAAGAGCTCGACCTGGTCGTCGTAGTGGCTCGAGGCCGGGTGGCCGGAGACACCGGTCAGGTTGACCCAGCGCGAGTCGTCGAAGTCGGCCAGGTCGACGACCATCCGCATCGAGGGCGACGAGGTCACGGTGAAGCCCTCGGTCGCGTCGTACGCCGTCGCGTTGGGCGCCGCGTGGCTGCCGTCGACGCCACCGCCGTTGCGGTTGAAGATCCGCTCGACGAGGCCGATGCCCGAGGTGCCGAGCGTCTGGTGGGTGAGCTCGAGCTCGTGCAGGTGGCCCCACGCCCAGCGGTCGGGGTTGCGGGAGCGGCGGGCAGTCATCTCGTCGCGCGCCTCGACCAGGGCACGGCGCAGCACGTCGTCGCGCTGCTCGGTCTCCTCGGTGTCACGGTCGTCCCACAGCGCGTGGCGGGGCTGGGTGAGCAGCCGCTCGACCACGCTCACCCAGCGGGCGCCGCCGTTGGGGTGGATGCGCTCGCGCAGGTCGTCGTGGAAGGTCAGCGCGAGCAGTCGCTCCCACACCACGTGGAAGTACGCCGCCGCGGCACTGTCGGCACGGTCCTGGCCGTCCCACTCGGCGAGCAGGTCGACCGCCTCCTGGACGTAGGGGCTGAGGTCGTCTATCGCGGTCAACGCCGGGACCAGGGCGTCGGCCATCGGGTTGGCGGCGTCGAGCTGGATGCGGGCCATGTCGCCGACCGAGACCTCGGTGTCGTCGGCGAGCAGCTCGCGGATCCGCTGGGCGCGGTAGCCCTCGTCCCAGTCGTCGGTGAGGAAGTAGGGGTAGTCGGGCCCGGTGACGGCCTGGTTGGCGGTGACGATGAACCCCTCGGCGGGGTTGAGCACCGACGGCAGCGCCTCGAAGGGGATGTGGCGACCGGTCCAGTCGTTGGCCTTCCTCCATCCGGCCGCCGGAGTGCGGCCGTCGTGGCCGGGGCGGCGGACCGGGATCCGTCCGGGTGCCTGGTAGCCGATGTTGCCGGCCCGGTCGGCGTAGACGAGGTTCTGCGACGGCACGTCGAAGAGGGCGGCCGC includes these proteins:
- a CDS encoding UTP--glucose-1-phosphate uridylyltransferase — protein: MTVRSKGLEAARAKMRAAGVDEVAIETFAHYYRLLEHGETGMIAESSIEPLDMESLADVEVSEEDAFAAVRATAVIKLNGGLGTSMGMDRAKSLLCVRRGLSFLDIIVRQVLQLREAYDAPLPLIFMNSFRTSQDTLDALARYTDLAVEGLPLEFLQNKEPKLLVDGLTPVAWPTAPELEWCPPGHGDIYTALQGSGLLGQLIDAGYRYVFVSNSDNLGAVPDARVAGWFATSGAPFAIEAVRRTASDRKGGHFARRKSDGRIVLRESAQTLEADKEALADLGRHRFTSTNNLWFDLHAMRDTLVQRSGILGLPLIRNVKTVDPSDPSSPEVVQIETAMGAAIEVFEGATTIEVGRDRFVPVKTTNDLLVLRSDIYDLGKDFVLDQVAETIPFVDLDGDYYKLVGEFDKRFPEGAPSLREATSVRIEGDWTFGRGVRLTGEVALEATSAQRVPAGEVLGEAGTDGDGGADV
- a CDS encoding 5-formyltetrahydrofolate cyclo-ligase yields the protein MTEADFPHGPVTDPASVAAKKALRRDVLTARAALDADALALTAERLRDHVLALPQVVAGACVAAYVSGGSEPGTRPLLDALRERGVRVLLPVLLPDDDLDWAEYAGPEALTEGLRRTLQPATPALGVDAVADADVVLVPGVAVSATGHRMGRGGGSYDRALARVDGAFVAVLLHPGEVGRRVPVELHDQVVDAAITRDGVVVLAP
- the moaC gene encoding cyclic pyranopterin monophosphate synthase MoaC, with protein sequence MGEAAPGLTHVDESGAARMVDVSDKAVTKRTAVASGRVLVSAQVVELLRGAGVPKGDTLAVARLAGIMGAKQTPALIPLCHPLAISAVTVDLVVADDAVEITATVSTTDRTGVEMEALTAVSVAALTVVDMVKAVDKAAVITDVRVESKAGGKSGDWRR
- a CDS encoding MogA/MoaB family molybdenum cofactor biosynthesis protein — translated: MSGAAPSAVVVVASNRAAAGVYADTTGPLIVDWLREQGFAVGDAVVVGDGAPVEQALRDAVAAGAHVVLTTGGTGLTPTDRTPEATRAVVDAEVPGIAEAIRAYGLAQGVPSAMLSRGLAGLAGRTLVVNLPGSRGGVKDGLAVLAPVLAHAVDQVAGGDHERQDGD
- the glp gene encoding gephyrin-like molybdotransferase Glp; this encodes MSEPVSGAQPDVVNVDDLVSRIVSSVSPLADFPLPLMEAFGMAVAEDVVAEVALPSFDNSAMDGYAVRAADVAGASADEPVHLPVVGEISAGRAAHLALSPGTAVKIMTGAPVPAGADAVVPYEWTDRGVVSVRIERGVETGANIRRAGEAVQAGDLVVEHGTVLGPRHLGLLASIGRATVRSRPRPRVVVISTGSELRDPGTPLGHDSIYDGNSYLLAAAARQAGATAYRVGIVPDDVRSFTEALSDQLVRADLVITSGGVSEGDYDVVKEALGGLGTVWFGKVAMQPGRPQGFGVVGEDEVPIFCLPGNPVSAYVSFETFVLPALRTMMGKTPASRPTRRARLTDPITSTPGKRQLVRARYGTDRGGAFATPVGGHGSHMIGDLASSNALVVVPEESSGVSAGEMVQVLCLDEDF